A section of the Mesobacillus jeotgali genome encodes:
- a CDS encoding LLM class flavin-dependent oxidoreductase yields MKYGFWLPIFGGWLRNVENEEMPPTFDYAKKVIQSAEKWGYSTTLIAELYLNDIKGPEQDSLEAWTTAAALASVTERIEIMAAVRPGFHNPAITAKMAANIDQISNGRFTLNVVSAWWEEEARQYGGIFTEHDERYDRTTEFIDVLKGLWSRESFSYEGKFYQLKDTKLFPKPVQRPNPILYAGGESPKGKQTIVEKCDAYVMHGGTVEEIDTKISDMKNRRAATTNPELSEFGMAAYVICRDTEEEALAELERITTVKESSAYAGFKDFTSKSQLEQQIQLQDYSVSNRGLRPNLVGTPEQIAERILKYEEAGLGLLLLQFSPQLEEMERFAKQVMPLVEEKRNQLTV; encoded by the coding sequence GATTATGCAAAAAAAGTGATTCAATCAGCAGAAAAGTGGGGATACTCGACTACTTTAATTGCAGAACTATATTTGAATGATATAAAAGGGCCTGAACAAGATTCCCTTGAAGCATGGACAACGGCTGCTGCTCTGGCTTCAGTAACGGAAAGAATTGAAATTATGGCTGCAGTAAGACCTGGATTCCATAATCCTGCGATAACGGCAAAAATGGCAGCAAACATCGACCAAATCAGCAATGGGCGTTTTACCCTGAATGTTGTCTCAGCATGGTGGGAGGAAGAAGCTCGCCAGTATGGCGGTATTTTTACCGAACATGATGAGCGATATGACCGGACTACGGAGTTTATCGATGTACTAAAGGGGCTATGGAGTAGAGAAAGCTTCTCATATGAGGGGAAGTTCTATCAGCTGAAGGATACAAAACTGTTCCCTAAACCAGTTCAGCGTCCTAATCCGATTTTATATGCTGGCGGTGAAAGTCCTAAAGGAAAACAAACCATTGTGGAGAAATGTGATGCCTATGTTATGCATGGAGGCACGGTAGAAGAGATTGACACCAAAATATCGGATATGAAAAACCGCAGGGCTGCCACAACAAATCCTGAACTATCGGAGTTCGGAATGGCTGCTTATGTAATTTGCCGTGACACGGAAGAAGAAGCCTTAGCAGAACTGGAGCGAATCACAACAGTGAAAGAATCCAGCGCGTATGCAGGCTTTAAGGATTTCACGAGCAAGTCCCAGCTTGAACAGCAAATCCAGCTGCAGGATTATTCAGTTTCAAACAGGGGTTTACGCCCGAACCTGGTTGGAACTCCTGAGCAAATTGCAGAGCGGATCTTAAAGTATGAAGAAGCTGGCTTGGGATTGCTTCTTCTGCAGTTCTCACCCCAACTGGAAGAAATGGAACGATTCGCTAAGCAGGTAATGCCGCTTGTTGAGGAAAAAAGAAATCAACTGACAGTTTGA
- a CDS encoding ATP-grasp domain-containing protein: MSKVYIIHENTEWTIHLTNRLQELGVPFEEWHLDEGVLDLSKEPPEGIFYSRMSASSHTRGHRFAPEYTAQVLAWLENHGRIVYNGTRALELEVSKVKQYLELTKHGVRTPRTIASVGIKQLLEAAKEFEGRPFITKHNRAGKGLGVQLFQSVEALKAYVEGPAFEVPIDGVTLLQDYIQSPESYITRCEFVGGEFVYAVKVDTSEGFELCPADACQIGDLFCPVGEEAEEKPKFQIIEGFNDPIIEKYKKVLEANNIHVAGIEFIRDEQGVIFTYDINTNTNYNSDAETRAGKFGMLQLAKFLKDELHAEYGAVTFER; encoded by the coding sequence ATGAGCAAAGTTTATATAATTCATGAAAATACTGAATGGACAATCCATTTAACAAATAGGCTGCAGGAACTGGGAGTTCCATTTGAAGAATGGCATCTGGACGAAGGGGTGCTGGATTTGTCAAAGGAGCCGCCAGAGGGGATATTTTATAGCAGGATGAGTGCTTCTTCTCACACCAGAGGACATCGCTTCGCGCCGGAATATACGGCACAGGTCTTAGCCTGGCTGGAGAACCATGGCCGGATCGTGTATAACGGGACTCGGGCTTTGGAACTGGAAGTCAGCAAAGTAAAACAGTATCTGGAACTGACCAAACATGGGGTAAGGACTCCAAGAACCATTGCATCTGTAGGAATTAAACAGCTTTTGGAAGCGGCGAAGGAATTTGAAGGAAGACCTTTCATTACAAAACACAATCGTGCTGGAAAAGGTCTAGGCGTCCAGCTGTTTCAATCTGTAGAAGCATTAAAGGCATATGTGGAAGGTCCAGCATTTGAGGTACCTATCGATGGAGTTACGCTTTTACAGGATTATATTCAATCTCCTGAAAGTTACATCACTCGATGCGAATTTGTAGGTGGAGAATTTGTTTACGCGGTAAAAGTAGATACATCGGAAGGATTTGAATTATGCCCGGCTGATGCCTGCCAGATCGGTGATTTGTTCTGCCCTGTAGGGGAAGAAGCAGAAGAAAAGCCGAAATTTCAGATCATTGAAGGCTTCAATGACCCAATTATTGAAAAATATAAGAAAGTCCTTGAAGCAAACAACATCCATGTGGCAGGTATTGAATTCATCCGTGACGAGCAAGGTGTCATATTCACTTATGATATAAACACAAATACGAACTACAATTCAGATGCGGAAACAAGAGCAGGAAAATTTGGCATGCTTCAGCTGGCTAAGTTTTTAAAAGATGAACTTCATGCTGAATATGGAGCCG